From the genome of Papaver somniferum cultivar HN1 chromosome 2, ASM357369v1, whole genome shotgun sequence, one region includes:
- the LOC113350842 gene encoding uncharacterized protein LOC113350842: MKVGDFQRDMLKLQAHLNFCGIKLTDKYMIQKALSTLPLSYVILANQYRIEFDNKIITTFSKLINLLRVAEKHNEVLANNNARSLGKKKIPEANYGKDNKGKHPKEKRVKNADSYSHAPYSRGDNNPRGRGQRGHGREGHAHGGHGGGGHSNTWSRDVTSGPSGRGNIAEKTHKNSMSKKVENDNALCYRCGISGRWYQQCKASAKVAASYKK; encoded by the coding sequence ATGAAGGTAGGTGATTTCCAAAGAGATATGCTTAAGCTACAAGCACACCTCAATTTCTGTGGGATAAAACTTACAGATAAATATATGATTCAAAAGGCATTGTCTACTTTACCTTTGTCATATGTTATTCTAGCCAACCAATACCGCATAGAATTTGATAACAAGATAATAACAACTTTCAGCAAGTTGATCAACTTATTACGGGTGGCCGAAAAGCACAATGaagttctagcaaacaacaatgcTAGATCCCTCGGGAAGAAGAAAATTCCCGAGGCTAACTATGGAAAGGATAACAAGGGAAAACACCCCAAAGAAAAAAGGGTTAAAAATGCTGATTCATATTCTCATGCTCCATACTCACGTGGGGATAATAACCCACGTGGAAGAGGACAAAGGGGCCATGGACGTGAGGGTCATGCGCATGGAGGTCATGGGGGTGGAGGCCATTCAAATACCTGGTCTAGAGATGTTACTTCCGGACCTAGTGGTAGGGGCAACATTGCTGAAAAAACACATAAGAACTCCATGTCTAAGAAGGTCGAGAATGACAATGCACTCTGTTATAGGTGTGGAATTTCCGGACGTTGGTACCAACAATGCAAAGCTAGTGCCAAAGTAGCAGCCAGCTACAAAAAGTAA